The proteins below are encoded in one region of Dysosmobacter acutus:
- a CDS encoding plasmid recombination protein, translating to MGVTISGMTGAGSIRHNNRSFSAANVDRSRTEQNIVFCSEDLKQVYHMVFDEALAAYNAKKTKTRDKIPDYYEHIRQSKQEKLFHEAIFQIGNMSDCGCGTPDGERAAAALKDFAESFAERNPHLRVFNMVLHMDEATPHLHVDFIPVATEQSRGLSTRVSMKQALKQQGFVGVGRKQTEWAAWMEREKEALTEIAQRHDFEIISLGTNRPHMDLPQFKEAAARLEAVQQQTAAVEREVAELERQRDALKGTVRLLKEADRVNVPLHDIQPEKTLTGAVKGVTVDQVEQLKKMALRSVTDRHKVQELTEENTRLRSQVPSMKKRLEEAQRQQRLEQENRRLRDENYYLQSELQEERSFTERLTDGIGRMLDFLEEHLPERLRPLLEKARELLPDPEIGQQQERQQHQRGMGGMEL from the coding sequence ATGGGAGTTACGATTTCGGGCATGACAGGTGCAGGGAGCATCCGGCACAACAACCGCAGCTTCTCAGCGGCGAATGTAGACCGGAGCCGGACGGAGCAGAACATTGTTTTCTGCAGCGAGGATCTGAAGCAGGTCTATCATATGGTCTTTGATGAAGCTCTCGCAGCCTACAACGCAAAGAAAACCAAAACGAGAGATAAGATACCGGACTACTATGAGCATATCCGGCAGAGTAAACAGGAAAAGCTGTTCCATGAAGCGATCTTCCAGATCGGCAACATGAGCGACTGTGGGTGCGGTACGCCGGACGGAGAACGGGCGGCGGCAGCTCTGAAAGATTTTGCGGAGTCTTTTGCAGAACGCAACCCCCATCTGCGGGTGTTCAATATGGTGCTGCACATGGACGAGGCAACGCCCCATCTCCATGTCGATTTTATCCCTGTGGCAACGGAGCAGTCAAGAGGACTTTCTACAAGGGTATCTATGAAACAGGCATTGAAGCAGCAGGGGTTTGTCGGTGTCGGCAGAAAGCAGACCGAATGGGCGGCGTGGATGGAACGGGAGAAAGAAGCTCTGACGGAGATCGCCCAGCGGCACGATTTTGAAATTATCTCTCTCGGCACGAACAGACCGCACATGGACTTGCCGCAGTTCAAGGAAGCGGCTGCGAGGCTGGAAGCGGTGCAGCAGCAGACAGCGGCAGTAGAGCGGGAGGTTGCTGAGCTGGAACGGCAGCGGGACGCTCTGAAAGGCACTGTGCGGCTCTTAAAGGAGGCTGACAGGGTAAATGTACCCCTGCATGATATTCAGCCGGAAAAGACGCTCACAGGGGCAGTAAAGGGCGTGACGGTGGATCAGGTCGAGCAGCTAAAGAAAATGGCACTGCGCAGCGTGACGGATCGGCACAAGGTACAGGAGCTGACGGAGGAAAACACCCGTCTGCGGTCACAGGTGCCGTCCATGAAGAAGCGGCTGGAAGAAGCGCAGCGGCAGCAGAGACTTGAACAGGAAAACCGGAGGCTGCGCGATGAAAACTATTATCTGCAATCCGAGCTGCAGGAGGAACGCAGCTTCACCGAGCGTCTGACGGACGGCATCGGTCGGATGCTGGACTTCTTGGAAGAACACTTGCCGGAGCGTCTGCGTCCTCTGCTTGAAAAGGCGAGGGAGCTGCTGCCCGATCCGGAGATCGGACAGCAGCAGGAGCGACAGCAGCACCAGCGAG
- a CDS encoding TfoX/Sxy family protein, which translates to MASSKEYLEFILGQLSELEEITYRAMMGEFIIYYRGKIVGGIYDDRLLVKPVKSAISYMPTAPYELPYEGAKEMLLVDEVDNKEFLTGLFHAMYGELPAPKPKKKK; encoded by the coding sequence ATGGCATCAAGCAAGGAATACTTAGAGTTTATTTTAGGACAGCTATCTGAGTTAGAAGAAATTACTTATCGAGCTATGATGGGAGAATTTATTATTTATTATCGTGGCAAGATTGTAGGCGGTATCTATGATGATAGATTACTTGTTAAACCAGTAAAATCAGCAATTAGTTATATGCCGACAGCTCCGTATGAATTACCCTATGAGGGAGCAAAAGAGATGTTGTTGGTAGATGAAGTTGATAATAAGGAATTTTTGACAGGCTTGTTTCATGCAATGTATGGTGAACTGCCAGCCCCAAAACCGAAAAAGAAGAAATAA